A portion of the Drosophila sechellia strain sech25 chromosome 2R, ASM438219v1, whole genome shotgun sequence genome contains these proteins:
- the LOC6609446 gene encoding uncharacterized protein LOC6609446, producing the protein MSTLRLVLQFLLLSLVLVSGKFLYHRRYKYSPELIAELKDFEKLIPTVTIDEVVAEHMITDSGFRKAIKFLRSSDFKRLQQRIESLPEVVDLINFVHLNDTTQRTVEKYWFRNNTYNRLRRSLYHDLREQIVLVLFESGSEVRQLSSFTSFVQEILTHLPRDRFVALINEKRQKSALFAKFYQALKSAEFKAKSEAAWKTSNVQSVVQELSRHSIDAQDLKTIGYEVISWGPNIV; encoded by the exons ATGAGTACTTTGAGACTGGTGCTGCAATTCCTGCTGCTCAGTTTGGTGCTGGTTTCGGGAAAGTTTCTCTATCACCGGAGATACAAATACTCCCCGGAGCTGATAGCCGAACTGAAAGACTTCGAAAAGCTGATTCCCACGGTTACCATCGACGAAGTGGTCGCCGAGCATATGATCACGGATTCCGGATTCCGCAAGGCCATTAAGTTTTTGCGCAGCTCCGATTTCAAGAGGCTGCAACAGCGCATTGAATCTCTGCCAGAAGTTGTGGATCTAATTAATTTCGTGCACCTCAATGACACGACCCAAAGAACTGTGGAGAAGTACTGGTTTCGTAATAATACATACAACAGGCTTCGCAGGTCGCTTTATCACGACCTTAGGGAGCAGATTGTCTTGGTGCTTTTCGAATCGGGTTCAGAGGTCAGACAGTTGAGTTCGTTCACCAGTTTCGTGCAGGAAATACTGACGCATTTGCCCCGTGATCGATTTGTCGCCCTGATAAATGAAAAGCGGCAGAAGAGTGCTTTATTCGCCAAGTTCTATCAGGCATTGAAAAGTGCAGAGTTCAAGGCGAAATCCGAAGCGGCATGG AAAACCAGCAATGTACAGAGCGTCGTTCAAGAACTCTCGCGACATTCCATCGATGCCCAGGATCTGAAAACCATTGGCTACGAAGTCATCTCGTGGGGTCCGAACATAGTGTGA
- the LOC6609447 gene encoding NADP-dependent malic enzyme: MQKSPRMSRLSDEKKKMKEDEKKEEAEVDLEKNKELKCVSNYDKTEILDYMPRYMDTFWKMDTRLSGSKVNGLWMLNQSNYNKGLAFTLNERRVLSIHGLLPVAVRTMGEQVQVCKNLLATFTDNVQQYIYLTYLSRRNRRLFYFLLLSDPDRYVPMTDASGSLDLLTVHRMLHSMGQGLYICIKDLGHVSQILCNWPHRCVRCLLVSNGASVLSVGDLGVDEMPILFSNLHQNVVYGGIHPAYCLAVMLDVGTNNEELLQDPMYTGLKERRCSEKLYDQLFEEFTLSVMQQYGPRALILCKDFEAQKAKKQLELYRARQCIVDVDFQCFAAVALAGVIVCNRLKRVFFSSNVFLFYGAEAINIGMARLCMVLLKREGLIEMKAREKIWFFDANGLIVLGRKDIPEELLEFANQRDPILDLVEAIQELKPNILVGGSSLPNTFTPDVLRAMEKSADQPVIFALSRPLEQAECSAEDAFSYTKGHCIFISGSKLPPLKYANKWYQPGHCTSSYLVAGISCGVILAGFTTIPDEAFCVAAERLASLVWPCDLEKRNVYPPMRKIQCISLQIAEAIFTYAFGRGLATLYPQPENPMEYIKNSMYNPEYRMNIVDVYCMQNRSIATTESRKYYTLDI, encoded by the coding sequence ATGCAGAAGTCGCCCAGGATGAGCCGCCTGTCGgacgaaaaaaagaaaatgaaggAGGATGAAAAGAAGGAGGAGGCGGAAGTAGACTTGGAGAAGAACAAGGAGCTAAAGTGCGTGAGCAACTATGACAAGACCGAGATACTCGACTATATGCCCCGATATATGGACACCTTCTGGAAAATGGACACCCGGCTGAGCGGATCGAAGGTGAATGGTCTATGGATGCTCAACCAGTCCAACTACAACAAGGGACTGGCCTTCACGCTGAACGAAAGACGTGTGCTGTCCATTCACGGACTACTTCCGGTGGCAGTGCGAACAATGGGTGAACAGGTGCAGGTCTGCAAAAATCTCCTCGCGACATTTACCGATAACGTGCAACAGTATATATATCTGACCTATCTGTCTCGTCGAAATAGGCGACTATTCTACTTCCTTTTGCTGTCCGATCCCGATCGCTATGTGCCCATGACGGATGCCTCGGGCTCGTTAGATCTGCTAACGGTCCACAGGATGCTCCACTCGATGGGTCAGGGTCTGTACATTTGCATTAAGGATCTGGGGCACGTGTCGCAAATCCTGTGCAATTGGCCACACCGCTGCGTTCGCTGCCTGCTGGTGAGCAATGGTGCCTCTGTTCTGAGTGTGGGTGACTTGGGTGTCGATGAGATGCCCATACTGTTCTCCAACTTGCACCAGAATGTGGTCTATGGCGGCATTCATCCGGCTTATTGTTTGGCCGTAATGTTGGATGTGGGCACCAACAACGAGGAACTGTTGCAAGATCCGATGTATACGGGCCTGAAGGAGCGCCGTTGCTCAGAGAAACTGTACGACCAGCTGTTCGAGGAATTCACACTGTCCGTGATGCAGCAGTATGGACCACGTGCCCTGATCCTGTGCAAGGACTTTGAGGCCCAGAAGGCCAAGAAGCAATTGGAGCTGTACCGCGCACGCCAGTGCATCGTGGACGTGGACTTTCAGTGCTTCGCTGCAGTTGCTCTGGCCGGCGTGATTGTCTGCAACCGATTGAAGAGAGTCTTCTTCTCCTCCAACGTATTCCTGTTCTACGGCGCCGAAGCCATAAACATTGGCATGGCTCGATTGTGTATGGTCCTGCTGAAACGTGAGGGTCTCATCGAAATGAAGGCCAGGGAGAAGATTTGGTTCTTCGATGCCAACGGATTGATAGTACTGGGCAGGAAGGACATACCGGAAGAGCTGCTGGAATTTGCCAACCAAAGGGATCCGATCCTCGATCTGGTTGaggccattcaggagctgaaGCCCAACATACTGGTGGGTGGGTCATCACTGCCGAATACTTTTACCCCCGATGTCCTGCGTGCCATGGAGAAGAGCGCCGATCAACCTGTGATATTTGCATTATCAAGACCCCTAGAGCAAGCCGAGTGCTCTGCGGAGGATGCCTTCTCCTACACGAAGGGTCATTGCATCTTCATCTCGGGTTCGAAGCTTCCCCCGCTGAAGTATGCCAACAAATGGTATCAGCCGGGTCATTGCACTAGTAGCTATTTGGTAGCTGGAATAAGTTGCGGCGTGATCTTGGCCGGATTCACCACCATTCCGGATGAGGCATTCTGCGTGGCCGCCGAGCGTTTGGCCAGCTTGGTCTGGCCCTGTGACCTGGAGAAGCGGAATGTGTATCCGCCGATGAGGAAGATCCAGTGCATCAGCCTGCAGATTGCCGAGGCCATATTCACGTACGCCTTTGGACGCGGCCTGGCCACTTTGTATCCGCAGCCGGAAAACCCAATGGAATACATCAAGAACTCGATGTACAACCCGGAGTACCGAATGAACATCGTTGACGTTTACTGCATGCAAAACCGTAGTATCGCCACCACGGAATCCCGCAAGTACTACACGCTTGATATCTAG
- the LOC6609448 gene encoding uncharacterized protein LOC6609448, translating to MNPGQLLVLAIFATAISLSMGFPQDDLIKPSSDESDVSGIGFVTLDGTASEESDESDQGNASDDLIFLSRQKPNPANNSVDLSAFVALIPLQEVQSIAAHYYHHDAEFQRAYAFLASSDFADIKRKILQLPEVLEFTNYLRTNGLDVVKVMHSVAGVFKPSILSSAAVNEPTKATTTEDGSSAAGEAQTGLHGMVERVLEILPQDQLYALFFDEFESNKQFAAFVDSISSPKFAKILSGLQNSMPLRNLLFVLHNNSIYVERIVESVKSYLSISSF from the exons ATGAATCCCGGCCAGCTGTtagttttggccatttttgccACTGCAATTTCCCTTTCGATGGGGTTTCCCCAGGACGATCTAATTAAGCCGAGTAGTGACGAATCGGACGTGAGTGGCATTGGCTTCGTTACGCTCGACGGAACCGCCAGCGAAGAGAGTGACGAAAGCGACCAAGGCAATGCGTCCGATGATTTGATATTTTTGAGTCGCCAAAAGCCAAATCCGGCCAACAATTCCGTCGATTTGAGCGCCTTTGTGGCACTGATTCCCCTGCAAGAAGTCCAGTCCATTGCTGCCCACTATTATCACCACGATGCGGAGTTTCAAAGGGCCTATGCCTTTCTCGCCAGCAGCGATTTTGCGGACATCAAGCGGAAAATACTTCAGCTGCCGGAAGTGCTGGAGTTCACCAACTATCTGCGTACCAATGGTCTAGATGTGGTCAAGGTGATGCATTCGGTGGCAGGGGTGTTCAAACCGTCCATTCTGAGCTCCGCAGCGGTcaacg AGCCAACCAAAGCCACAACCACCGAAGATGGCAGCTCCGCCGCTGGAGAGGCACAAACTGGCCTGCATGGAATGGTGGAGAGGGTCCTGGAAATTCTGCCGCAGGACCAACTGTACGCCCTATTCTTCGACGAGTTTGAGAGCAACAAACAGTTCGCAGCATTTGTCGACAGCATTAGCAGTCCAAAGTTTGCCAAGATTTTGAGCGGTTTGCAG AACTCAATGCCGCTGCGAAATCTGCTATTTGTCCTGCACAACAACAGTATCTATGTGGAGCGGATTGTGGAGTCCGTAAAATCGTATCTATCCATCTCCAGTTTTTAG
- the LOC6609449 gene encoding protein mono-ADP-ribosyltransferase Parp16 gives MTRLSSATSVGYPSQMPAKRISWRRLAALLPNSIGLSLKPVTPHLRDLHLVQRRLQEDFLGCEALWTIFVAAAWSYRYRTRLRPLPSHWNTIDLVFSTLADAPRLEVLQQQLMHCDYQACSPNVVRLLTDILVDQADRVSLSSLRPCEFEELYAHLGMSPPKRSPTQIFEVRTGKGNEKGEAYARLRQENKESVRLGFYGCKLEKVYSLLNSQDSMDNGKYLELTCDINEALARSKPQAGVGGSRCGSILRCVALVEFVFQDNETSRDRKQVIIKDANTMQVSYLLLYGQSCKEYEMERQVKLMAEPARELLIWLERYHEKAISLGVGLLIVSSMAHFGSTFFRLFARTGFHVFKRGLL, from the coding sequence ATGACTCGGCTATCGAGCGCCACCTCGGTGGGGTATCCCAGTCAAATGCCGGCGAAAAGGATCAGCTGGCGGCGTTTGGCGGCACTACTGCCGAATTCCATAGGTCTGTCATTAAAACCGGTGACGCCTCATTTGAGGGACCTACATCTCGTCCAGCGCCGCCTCCAGGAGGATTTTCTAGGCTGTGAGGCTCTGTGGACGATTTTTGTGGCAGCCGCCTGGAGTTATCGCTACAGAACGCGGCTGAGACCATTGCCCAGCCACTGGAATACCATAGATTTGGTTTTTAGTACGCTGGCTGATGCACCCAGACTGGAggtgctgcagcagcagctcatgCACTGCGACTATCAGGCCTGCTCCCCCAACGTGGTTCGTTTGCTGACGGACATCCTGGTGGATCAGGCCGATCGCGTGTCCCTGAGCTCCCTGCGACCCTGCGAATTCGAGGAGCTGTACGCTCACCTGGGCATGTCGCCTCCCAAGCGGTCACCCACCCAGATCTTTGAGGTGCGAACGGGCAAGGGCAACGAGAAGGGGGAGGCATATGCCCGTTTGCGGCAGGAGAACAAGGAATCCGTTCGCCTGGGCTTCTATGGCTGCAAGCTGGAGAAGGTCTATTcgcttctgaattcccaggaTTCCATGGACAATGGAAAGTATCTGGAGCTAACCTGCGACATCAATGAGGCCCTGGCCAGGAGTAAGCCCCAGGCTGGTGTGGGTGGCTCCCGTTGCGGATCGATCCTGCGATGTGTGGCTTTGGTGGAGTTCGTCTTCCAGGACAATGAAACCAGCCGCGATAGGAAGCAAGTGATCATCAAAGATGCGAACACCATGCAGGTGTCGTATCTACTATTGTATGGCCAAAGCTGCAAAGAATACGAAATGGAGCGGCAGGTTAAGCTGATGGCGGAGCCAGCTCGAGAACTGCTCATCTGGCTGGAAAGATACCACGAAAAAGCCATATCCTTGGGCGTTGGCCTGCTGATCGTTTCCTCGATGGCTCATTTCGGAAGCACTTTCTTTCGCCTGTTTGCTCGCACTGGCTTCCACGTATTCAAGCGAGGTCTTCTGTAA